TTGTGAAAATGGGTTTAATGAGATTGCCTTAGAGAGTGGAATCACAAGAGAAAAAGCGCATAAATTTTGGATTGAAAAATGTGGCTTTAGTCAAGTAAGATTTGGGTTTAAAAAGGAATTATCTGTTGGGGATTTGGCAAAATGATAGCAGTAATTTTAGCAGCAGGTATAGGAAATAGACTTAAAAAATACACCAAAGATAAACCAAAATGTATGGTAGAAGTTGGTGGGATTACAATTATAGAGAGATTATTAAAACAAATTGTGCAATATGGAAAACCAAAACGGATTGTCATTGTTACTGGGTATTTGGAAAATGTATTAACAAATTATATTAAAAATTTGGAGTTGTCATCAAAGGTTGTTATTGACTTTGTTTATAATGATAAATATTATTATGCAAATAATATTTATTCTTTATATAGCGCTAAAAAATATTTAAATGATGATATGGTTTTGTTTGAGGCTGATTTAGTTTTTGATGATTCTGTGGTAAAAAAAGTATTTGATTCGATATTTGATAATTTTGCATTAGTTTCACACAATGAAGTTTGGATGGAAGGAACTGTTGTAACAATTGATGAAAAATATAGGATCAAAGAAATAATTCTTAAAGATGATTTTAACTTTAAAAATATTGATTTATATTATAAGACTGCTAATATTTATAAATTTTCTAAAGACTTTTTAAAAGAGTTTTATATTCCTATTTTAGAAGATTATATTAGAGAGAATAAAATTGAATTTTATTATGAAAAAGCTCTAAAGGAAGCCTTAAAGAATAATGGCATATTGGATGTAGAGATTGTAGAAAGTGATTTATGGTATGAAATCGATAATCCAAATGATCTTGTAATTGCCGATATTATGTTTTCTGAGCTGAATGAGCGTTATGAAAAACTAGAAAAAAGTTATGGTGGATATTGGAGATTTCCAAAAATAAAAGATTATTGTTATTTGGTAAATCCTTATTTTCCAACGCCTAAACTTTTAGAAGAGCTTGGTTTAATGCTTGGTAATCTAGCAATAAATTATCCATCTGGCTTGAAAATCATTCAGAGATTAGCGGGGACGATGTTTGATGTTGATGAAAGATTTTTATTAGTTGGTAATGGGGCTAGCGAGTTAATTAAAGCATTGATGGTGGTGCTAGAGGGTAAGGTTGGTATAGTAGTTCCAACTTTTGATGAATATGTGAATTGTGCAAAAGAAGTTGCATTTTTTGAAACAAAATCTAGGTTTGCTTACAATGCATCAGAGCTTATTGCATTTATGTCTAAAGAGTCAATTAAAACAATGCTTCTTATAGCCCCTGATAATCCTAGCGGATTTCTGCTTCCCAAAGGGGATTTAGAAGAGATTTTAAATTGGACAAAGAAGCGTAATATTAGTGTTATTTTAGATGAATCTTTTATGGATTTTGCGGAATCTTATTATACATTTTTGACTAATGAAAAATTAGCCTTGTATCCAAATTTGATTCTTGTTAAGAGTATTTCAAAATCTTATGGGGTTGCAGGGTTTAGGCTTGGTATTTTAGCTAGTTCTAATGAAAAAACACTTGAAGCAATACAGAGTAAAAGTGCAATTTGGAATATCAATTCTGTTGCTGAATACTTTTTGCAAACTATAGTTAAATACAAAAAAGAGTATAAAAGATCTTGTGAGAGATTAATAGAGACAAGAAAAGATTTTATTTGTGCATTAAGAGATATAAAACAAATAGAGGTTTTTGAATCTCAAAGCAATTATGTTTTATGCTCCATAAAAAATGAAGGTATTAGTGTTAAGGAATTGGCAATTTTTTGTTTAGAAAATCATTTTTTTATCAAAGATTGTTCTAGTAAAATAGGCTTAAAAAATGGTAGATTTTTTAGGTTAGCTATCAAAGATGAATTTTTAAATGCTGAATTGATTTGTGTTTTAAGGGAATTTTTTAAGGAGAGATATTGAATGTAATTTTATTAACAGATTGTCGTATTAAAATAGAGAATATTATTAAAATTTTATTAGATAATAATTTTGAAATATTTGGTATTTGTTTTGGGCAATGTGTAATTGCAGAAGACAAACAAGCTTTATGCAGAGAATATCAATTGCAAATCTTAAGCAAACAAGAATTGATAAAATGCAGTGGAATTGATGTAATTTTATCTTATGGTTATACCCATTATATTCCAAAGAAAGTGTTTTCTTCTGTGAAGTATTGCATTAATTTTCATCCGGGTTTGTTGCCTGAGTATAAGGGTTGCTATACGCTGTATTATGGAATGATAAATGGAGAAAAAGAATGGGGTATGACAGCGCATTTTGTGAATGAAAAATTTGATGAAGGAGAGATAATTTTAATAGAAAAATTTGCCCTAGATTATGAAAAAACAGGAAAAGAAATTGCTGAGCATATTTGGAATGAAGTGGGAATTAATGCTGTTAAGAAGATTGTATCTATGATAAAAGAAAATAAAATAGAGGGATTTTCTCAAAAAAAAACTTCAAAAATAACCTGCGGGGGGGGGGGGATATTACGGTAGAGAGAGGCTTAATAGAGAAAAATTTATCTCCATTGAGAATATAAAATCTTTGGAATCTAATGAGATTATCAAAAAGATTAGAGCTATGTGGTATCCCCCTTATGATGGTTTGCGCATAAAGCTAGAAGATGAAGAAGAGTTATTTTTGCTGGATAGGAAAATTTGGGATACAATTAAGGGTAAAATTTAGTTTGGAGTAAATTTGTGGAATCTTTGCTTTATGAAACCGCTTTGATTGCGTTAGAAGCGGGGGATATTGTTTTAAAGTATTATGGTTTAGAGGATTTTGATTTAAAGCAAGATTCTTCGCCTTTAACAAAGGCAGATTTGGAATCTAATGCCTTAATTATGCAAAAATTACAAGAAATTGCGCCTTATCAAGTGTGTTCTGAAGAAGCAGTGCTAGAGTATGCAAAGCGCAAGGATTTAGAGTATTTTTGGCTCATTGATCCCCTTGATGGCACAAAGGATTTTTTAGCGCAAAATGGAGGATTTACCATTAATATTGCATTAATTCATAAAAATCGCCCCATTTTAGGCGTGGTGTTTGCCCCTGCGTCTTGCGAGCTTTATATTGCACTAAAGGGCTTTGGGGGCTTTAAGTATAATGTGGAATCGCTAAAGGGTGCAAGAGAGAGTGGCGCATTAAATTTAGCTTGGCTAGAGCAAAACAAAATTTTCTTAAAGGGTGAGAGAATCTCGCAAGATGAGCAAATTATCGCTTGTGATTCCGTGTTTCATAGCACGCAAGCCACGCAAGATTTTATCAATAAATACCATTTAAAAGTGCAAAAATATGGTTCATCACTTAAGATTTGCGCATTAGCTGAAGGAAAGGCTGATGTTTATCCGCGCTTTAATGGCACAAGTGAATGGGATATTGCAGCTTGTGAGATTGTGTTAGAAGAGAGTGGGGGGGTGGTGCTAGATTGTGTAACCAAAAAGCCTTTGACATATAATAAAGAGAGCTTTAGAAATAATCATTTTGTAGCATTTGCAAAGGCACAAGTGGGTAAAGAGATTTATAAAGATATTATAAATGGGAATTTTTAGTAGCTTACTATGTGTTGTATTTAGAGATAATGCCTTGAAATTTTGACGTAAATTTTTGTATGATTAGCAAAATATAACTAAGGCAAGACATTTGAAAAATCTAATCATTGTAGAGTCACCAGCAAAAGCGCGAACGATAAAGAATTTTTTAGGCGGGGCATATAATGTTATCGCTTCAAAAGGGCATATTAGAGATTTACCAAAGCACACTTTTGGAATCAAAATTGAAAATGAA
The Helicobacter winghamensis ATCC BAA-430 DNA segment above includes these coding regions:
- a CDS encoding aminotransferase class I/II-fold pyridoxal phosphate-dependent enzyme, with protein sequence MIAVILAAGIGNRLKKYTKDKPKCMVEVGGITIIERLLKQIVQYGKPKRIVIVTGYLENVLTNYIKNLELSSKVVIDFVYNDKYYYANNIYSLYSAKKYLNDDMVLFEADLVFDDSVVKKVFDSIFDNFALVSHNEVWMEGTVVTIDEKYRIKEIILKDDFNFKNIDLYYKTANIYKFSKDFLKEFYIPILEDYIRENKIEFYYEKALKEALKNNGILDVEIVESDLWYEIDNPNDLVIADIMFSELNERYEKLEKSYGGYWRFPKIKDYCYLVNPYFPTPKLLEELGLMLGNLAINYPSGLKIIQRLAGTMFDVDERFLLVGNGASELIKALMVVLEGKVGIVVPTFDEYVNCAKEVAFFETKSRFAYNASELIAFMSKESIKTMLLIAPDNPSGFLLPKGDLEEILNWTKKRNISVILDESFMDFAESYYTFLTNEKLALYPNLILVKSISKSYGVAGFRLGILASSNEKTLEAIQSKSAIWNINSVAEYFLQTIVKYKKEYKRSCERLIETRKDFICALRDIKQIEVFESQSNYVLCSIKNEGISVKELAIFCLENHFFIKDCSSKIGLKNGRFFRLAIKDEFLNAELICVLREFFKERY
- a CDS encoding formyltransferase family protein, with protein sequence MNVILLTDCRIKIENIIKILLDNNFEIFGICFGQCVIAEDKQALCREYQLQILSKQELIKCSGIDVILSYGYTHYIPKKVFSSVKYCINFHPGLLPEYKGCYTLYYGMINGEKEWGMTAHFVNEKFDEGEIILIEKFALDYEKTGKEIAEHIWNEVGINAVKKIVSMIKENKIEGFSQKKTSKITCGGGGILR
- a CDS encoding 3'(2'),5'-bisphosphate nucleotidase CysQ family protein yields the protein MESLLYETALIALEAGDIVLKYYGLEDFDLKQDSSPLTKADLESNALIMQKLQEIAPYQVCSEEAVLEYAKRKDLEYFWLIDPLDGTKDFLAQNGGFTINIALIHKNRPILGVVFAPASCELYIALKGFGGFKYNVESLKGARESGALNLAWLEQNKIFLKGERISQDEQIIACDSVFHSTQATQDFINKYHLKVQKYGSSLKICALAEGKADVYPRFNGTSEWDIAACEIVLEESGGVVLDCVTKKPLTYNKESFRNNHFVAFAKAQVGKEIYKDIINGNF